Proteins from a genomic interval of Amycolatopsis sp. cg13:
- a CDS encoding TetR family transcriptional regulator: MGRWEPNARQRLERAALDLFTERGYDQTTVAEIAERAGLTKRTFFRYFADKREVLFGGQEELTRLFSEGIAGTPAGATPFEAVGGALDAVATVFTGERLALARQRQPVVAANNDLLERELLKRTRLVAGMHDALAARGVGEPTAHIAAELGCLAFGTAFHRWIEEGNRREFGALAAEALDELRAATAALG; encoded by the coding sequence ATGGGCCGCTGGGAACCGAACGCACGCCAACGCCTGGAGCGGGCCGCGCTCGACCTGTTCACCGAACGCGGCTACGACCAGACGACGGTCGCCGAGATCGCCGAACGCGCCGGTCTCACGAAGCGGACCTTCTTCCGCTATTTCGCCGACAAACGGGAAGTGCTGTTCGGCGGCCAGGAGGAACTGACCCGGCTGTTCTCCGAGGGCATTGCCGGGACGCCAGCGGGCGCGACGCCGTTCGAAGCGGTCGGCGGGGCATTGGATGCCGTCGCGACGGTTTTCACCGGCGAGCGGCTCGCTCTGGCCCGGCAACGGCAGCCGGTCGTGGCGGCGAACAACGACTTGCTCGAGCGCGAATTGCTCAAGCGCACCAGGCTGGTCGCGGGCATGCACGACGCGCTCGCCGCGCGCGGAGTCGGCGAACCGACCGCGCACATCGCGGCCGAATTGGGCTGCCTCGCGTTCGGCACGGCCTTCCACCGATGGATCGAGGAAGGCAATCGGCGGGAGTTCGGTGCGCTGGCGGCCGAGGCACTCGACGAACTGCGCGCCGCGACTGCGGCCTTGGGTTAA
- the ahcY gene encoding adenosylhomocysteinase → MTPESVVKRHDTRGGIEFAVADLEAAEFGRKEIRLAEHEMPGLMALRREYSEVYPLRGARIAGSLHMTVQTAVLIETLVALGAEVRWASCNIFSTQDHAAAAVVVGPHGTAEEPKGVPVFAWKGETLEEYWWCTERMLTWEGEGPNMILDDGGDATMLVHKGTEYEKAGVVPPADDEDPEEWKVFLELLRASVAADKGKWTAIGQSVKGVTEETTTGVLRLYQLAAAGELLFPAINVNDSVTKSKFDNRYGIRHSLIDGINRGTDVLIGGKVAVVCGYGDVGKGAAESLRGQGARVIITEIDPICALQAMMDGYEVKRLETVLDEGDIYVTTTGNKNVVMVEHMARMKHQAIVGNIGHFDNELDMAGLARYPGVRRVNIKPQVDEWVFPDGKSILVLSEGRLLNLGNATGHPSFVMSNSFANQVIAQVELFTKTEEYDKEVYRLPKKLDEKVARIHLEALGGELTKLSKEQAEYIDVDVEGPFKSEHYRY, encoded by the coding sequence ATGACCCCCGAAAGCGTTGTCAAGCGGCACGACACCCGGGGCGGCATCGAATTCGCCGTCGCCGATCTCGAGGCCGCCGAGTTCGGCCGGAAGGAGATCCGGCTCGCCGAGCACGAGATGCCCGGCCTGATGGCGCTGCGTCGCGAATACTCCGAGGTATACCCGCTGCGCGGCGCGCGTATCGCCGGCTCGCTGCACATGACCGTGCAGACCGCGGTGCTGATCGAGACGCTGGTGGCGCTCGGCGCGGAGGTGCGCTGGGCTTCGTGCAACATTTTCTCCACCCAGGACCACGCCGCGGCCGCGGTCGTCGTCGGGCCGCACGGCACCGCCGAGGAGCCCAAGGGCGTCCCGGTGTTCGCGTGGAAGGGCGAAACGCTCGAGGAATACTGGTGGTGCACTGAGCGGATGCTCACGTGGGAGGGCGAAGGCCCGAACATGATCCTCGACGACGGCGGCGACGCCACCATGCTGGTGCACAAGGGCACCGAATACGAGAAGGCCGGCGTGGTCCCGCCCGCCGACGACGAGGACCCCGAGGAGTGGAAGGTCTTCCTCGAGCTGCTGCGTGCTTCGGTCGCCGCGGACAAGGGCAAGTGGACCGCCATCGGGCAGAGCGTCAAGGGCGTCACCGAGGAAACCACCACCGGCGTGCTGCGGCTGTACCAGCTGGCGGCCGCGGGCGAGCTGCTGTTCCCGGCGATCAACGTCAACGACTCGGTGACGAAGTCGAAGTTCGACAACCGCTACGGCATCCGGCACTCGCTGATCGACGGCATCAACCGCGGCACCGACGTCCTGATCGGCGGCAAGGTCGCGGTGGTCTGCGGCTACGGCGACGTGGGCAAGGGCGCGGCGGAATCGCTGCGCGGCCAGGGCGCCCGGGTGATCATCACCGAGATCGACCCGATCTGCGCGCTGCAGGCGATGATGGACGGCTACGAGGTCAAGCGCCTCGAGACGGTGCTGGACGAGGGCGACATCTACGTGACCACCACGGGCAACAAGAACGTGGTGATGGTCGAGCACATGGCGCGCATGAAGCACCAGGCGATCGTCGGCAACATCGGCCACTTCGACAACGAGCTCGACATGGCAGGCCTCGCTCGGTACCCGGGCGTGCGGCGCGTGAACATCAAGCCGCAGGTCGACGAGTGGGTCTTCCCTGATGGCAAGAGCATTCTGGTGCTGTCCGAGGGCCGCTTGCTGAACCTGGGCAACGCGACCGGGCACCCGAGCTTCGTGATGTCGAACAGCTTCGCGAACCAGGTCATCGCGCAGGTCGAACTCTTCACCAAGACCGAGGAGTACGACAAGGAGGTTTACCGCCTCCCGAAGAAGCTGGACGAAAAGGTCGCGCGAATCCACCTCGAGGCACTGGGCGGCGAGCTGACGAAGCTGTCGAAGGAACAGGCGGAATACATCGACGTGGACGTCGAAGGTCCGTTCAAGTCGGAGCACTACCGTTACTGA
- a CDS encoding IclR family transcriptional regulator, whose amino-acid sequence MRNQDSGNATGSAVQSVDRAITVLELLARNGETGITEIAGELGVHKSTASRLLSVLEAHGLVEQLGERGKYAIGFGVVRLAGAATGRMDLAKLGRQTCQTLAEELGETVNIAIADDGVAINISQARGSAAITTQNWTGQRTPLHATSSGKVLLAAMDDAERKRMLAHELEQFTPRTTVDRDELAAELERVAEDGYAASFEELELGMHAVAVPVRGPGGDVVAAMSASGPSYRLSKQRIRQIVAPMAEAARELSAQLGYFSA is encoded by the coding sequence ATGCGGAACCAGGACTCGGGAAACGCAACGGGAAGCGCGGTGCAGTCCGTCGACCGGGCGATCACAGTCCTGGAGCTGCTGGCCCGCAACGGCGAAACCGGCATCACCGAGATCGCCGGCGAACTGGGCGTGCACAAGTCCACCGCGTCCCGGCTGCTGAGCGTGCTGGAGGCGCACGGGCTGGTCGAGCAGCTGGGCGAACGCGGCAAGTACGCGATCGGGTTCGGCGTGGTCCGGCTGGCCGGCGCCGCGACCGGCCGGATGGACCTGGCGAAGCTCGGCAGGCAGACGTGCCAGACGCTCGCCGAGGAACTGGGCGAGACGGTCAACATCGCGATCGCCGACGACGGCGTCGCGATCAACATCAGCCAGGCCCGCGGGTCGGCGGCGATCACCACGCAGAATTGGACCGGACAACGCACGCCGCTGCACGCCACCTCCAGCGGCAAGGTGCTGCTCGCCGCGATGGACGACGCCGAGCGCAAGCGGATGCTCGCGCACGAACTGGAGCAGTTCACGCCGCGCACCACGGTCGACCGCGACGAGCTGGCGGCCGAGCTGGAGCGCGTCGCCGAGGACGGCTACGCGGCTTCCTTCGAGGAGCTGGAACTGGGCATGCACGCGGTCGCGGTGCCGGTGCGCGGGCCCGGCGGCGACGTCGTCGCGGCGATGAGCGCGTCCGGTCCGTCCTACCGGCTGTCCAAACAGCGGATCCGGCAGATCGTCGCGCCGATGGCCGAGGCGGCACGGGAGCTTTCCGCTCAGCTTGGCTACTTTTCCGCGTGA
- a CDS encoding dTMP kinase: MGRLVVIEGLDGAGKRTLSEGLTAALTDAGASVGSLAFPRYGRSVHADLVREALHRGHGDLADSVYGMALLYALDRSGAADEIRELLAANDVVLLDRYVASNAAYVAARLREHADGAVVQWVWDLEVTRFGLPRPDAHLLLRVSPEVAAERAVRRAESDAARTRDAFESDDSLQQRCAAVYDELAAESWLAPWHVLDGVAGVDLPTLAKSLLA, encoded by the coding sequence GTGGGGCGACTGGTCGTAATCGAAGGTCTGGACGGCGCGGGCAAGCGCACGCTGTCCGAGGGGCTGACTGCTGCGCTGACGGACGCTGGCGCGAGCGTCGGCAGCCTCGCTTTCCCGCGTTACGGCAGGAGCGTGCACGCCGATCTGGTGCGCGAAGCGCTGCATCGCGGGCACGGCGACCTCGCCGATTCGGTGTACGGAATGGCGCTGCTCTACGCCCTCGACCGCAGCGGCGCGGCTGACGAGATCCGCGAACTGCTCGCGGCCAACGACGTGGTCCTGCTGGATCGCTACGTCGCCTCGAACGCCGCGTACGTCGCCGCGCGCCTGCGCGAGCACGCGGATGGCGCTGTGGTGCAGTGGGTTTGGGACCTCGAGGTGACGCGGTTCGGATTGCCGCGCCCGGACGCGCATCTGCTGCTGCGGGTGAGCCCGGAGGTCGCTGCCGAGCGGGCAGTGCGCCGAGCGGAGTCGGACGCGGCGCGGACGCGGGACGCGTTCGAGTCGGATGATTCGCTGCAGCAGCGTTGTGCCGCGGTGTATGACGAGTTGGCTGCGGAGTCGTGGCTGGCACCGTGGCATGTGCTGGACGGTGTGGCTGGGGTTGATCTGCCGACGTTGGCGAAGTCGCTGCTGGCTTAA
- a CDS encoding helix-turn-helix domain-containing protein — protein MSTSPAPDGRALAAAVGTRIRTLRTRAGVGLTTLAADSGLGKGTLSELENGRRNPTLDTLFAIATALSIPLSDLLFGDDGVAEAHGDSVAATLLGRWEDSEGVTEVYRLTIHERVQVSHPHSAGVREVLTVLTGVAEVGPVSAPVTVSAAGTHTFIAETDHVYRGIGGPATAVLTMRYPR, from the coding sequence GTGTCGACGTCACCCGCCCCGGACGGCCGCGCCCTCGCCGCGGCGGTCGGTACCCGCATCCGAACGCTGCGCACCCGCGCGGGCGTCGGCCTGACCACGCTCGCCGCCGACAGCGGCCTCGGCAAGGGAACCCTGTCGGAACTGGAAAACGGCCGCCGGAACCCGACGCTGGACACGCTGTTCGCCATCGCCACCGCGTTGTCGATCCCGTTGAGCGACTTGCTTTTCGGCGACGACGGCGTGGCTGAGGCGCACGGCGACAGCGTGGCCGCGACCCTGCTGGGCCGATGGGAGGACTCGGAGGGCGTGACCGAGGTTTACCGGCTGACGATCCATGAGCGGGTTCAGGTGTCGCATCCGCATAGCGCTGGGGTGCGGGAAGTTCTGACTGTATTGACTGGAGTGGCGGAGGTGGGGCCGGTTTCCGCTCCGGTGACGGTTTCGGCTGCCGGGACGCATACGTTTATCGCGGAAACGGATCATGTTTACCGCGGAATCGGCGGACCGGCTACTGCGGTGTTGACGATGCGGTATCCGCGTTAG
- a CDS encoding YbaK/EbsC family protein translates to MSAMQNVQDALDEAGVAGQARTLPQSTRTAAEAAEALGCTVGAIANSLVFMADDAPLLVLTSGAHRVDVEALAARLGRGRIRRAKPDEVRAATGQVIGGVSPVGHPAPLETVVDEALQQYSEVWAAAGTPNAVFPTTFDELVRITKGTPQRVDG, encoded by the coding sequence ATGTCGGCAATGCAGAACGTGCAGGACGCGCTCGATGAGGCAGGCGTCGCTGGTCAGGCGCGGACTCTCCCGCAGTCCACGCGGACGGCGGCCGAGGCGGCGGAAGCGCTGGGCTGCACCGTTGGCGCGATCGCGAACAGCCTGGTCTTCATGGCCGACGACGCCCCGCTGCTGGTCTTGACCAGTGGCGCGCACCGGGTGGACGTCGAGGCGCTCGCCGCGCGGCTCGGGCGCGGCCGGATCCGCCGGGCGAAGCCGGACGAGGTGCGCGCGGCGACTGGGCAGGTGATCGGCGGGGTCTCGCCGGTCGGGCACCCGGCGCCGCTGGAGACCGTGGTTGACGAGGCGTTGCAGCAGTACTCGGAGGTGTGGGCGGCGGCCGGGACGCCGAATGCCGTCTTCCCGACGACGTTCGACGAACTGGTCCGGATCACCAAGGGCACGCCGCAGCGGGTGGACGGATAA
- a CDS encoding SDR family oxidoreductase — protein sequence MSRFDNQTVLVTGGAGGQGSSHVRAFHAEGANVMIGGIDVRRGTALADELGPRARFVRLDVTDESSWSAAVLAAESAFGALNVLVNNAGVQNPPATIENTDQATWSRILGINLTGIFLGIKIATPALRRAAGGAIVNVASIMGLGGTAHYAPYVASKWAVRGLTQTAALELGRDRIRVNTIHPGVISTPFIHEPAAGATAAIADFYSPEPFAIPRLGEPADVTRLLLFLTSSDASFITGSEYVIDGGLLLGPALPAEAA from the coding sequence ATGTCCCGCTTCGACAACCAGACCGTGCTCGTGACCGGTGGCGCCGGCGGCCAAGGCTCGAGCCACGTGCGCGCCTTTCACGCGGAGGGAGCGAACGTGATGATCGGCGGCATCGACGTGCGACGCGGCACCGCTCTCGCCGACGAACTCGGACCCCGCGCTCGCTTCGTCCGCCTTGACGTCACCGACGAGAGTTCGTGGTCCGCCGCCGTGCTAGCCGCCGAGAGCGCCTTCGGCGCCTTGAACGTGCTCGTCAACAACGCGGGCGTGCAGAATCCGCCGGCGACAATCGAGAACACGGATCAGGCGACGTGGTCGCGCATCCTCGGCATCAACCTCACCGGGATCTTCCTCGGCATCAAGATCGCGACCCCGGCCCTGCGCCGCGCCGCCGGGGGAGCCATCGTCAACGTCGCCTCGATCATGGGCCTGGGCGGCACGGCGCACTACGCGCCGTACGTCGCCAGCAAATGGGCCGTGCGAGGCCTCACCCAAACGGCAGCGCTCGAACTCGGCCGCGACCGCATCCGGGTGAACACCATCCACCCCGGCGTGATCTCGACCCCTTTCATCCACGAACCGGCGGCCGGTGCCACCGCGGCGATCGCCGACTTCTACTCACCAGAGCCGTTCGCCATTCCCCGGCTCGGGGAGCCGGCCGACGTCACTCGGCTCCTTCTGTTCCTCACGTCATCGGACGCGTCGTTCATTACGGGGTCCGAGTACGTCATCGACGGCGGACTCCTCCTCGGCCCGGCCCTTCCGGCCGAGGCAGCATGA
- a CDS encoding FAD-dependent oxidoreductase: MAVRPRVVVLGAGLLGCAVADELTERGWTDVTVLEPEPAIASAGPGLLFRTHADRTASEFAKYTAEKYSGLTVDGGWCFQPVGSLELATTPEQLSRLRQRLGWATSSGVRGYLREPGECAQLHPLLDPAKVLGGLHLPGDGLVKPIRAALAQARRAKERGAKFLTGQEIVEIVRTAGRVTAVATATDRFRADVVISCAGVRGPRFGRLVDIAVPVVPIAVDHARTTPLAQLAGDNDHFTEADKPILRGAGLSLREHVDRLGISALGPVEPDAEFAPAGFEESWTAALGLVSALAEAKVEEGVRQLVAGTPDGLPLLGEHPDLDGFWVAEAVDCAWSAGVARELTRWLIEGQAHLDLHSVDLARFDRLQLAPGRVRERSLATAGHQRPATDLLRTSPCYEHEVALGAEFREEDGWARPQRYSDSRAEAVATRSRVALFDLTPRRRLEITGRGALPFLQTMTTNQLDRPPGSVTDTLLLGEDGGVRSDLTVARLGVEQFHVAARHHRDVAWLRRHLPGDGSVQLRETTGGTCCLGLWGPLAERVLPELSTSDSRVWRTYVGDVPVTVLRGSEVGEPGWELHTGADLGRSLWDALWSAGQPHGIVAAGEDALRSLRMEEGHRSCGIDVTTEHDPYEAGLGFVVRMDKGYFLGRDTLLHRSPSTVRRKLVCLVVDNAHSVMRGREPVYVDGRPAGYVTSGAYGYTVDKNLAYAWLPVEDARPRTPVEIEHFGERFAAKVAAEPLRSTE; the protein is encoded by the coding sequence ATGGCGGTGCGACCGCGGGTGGTTGTGCTCGGCGCCGGGCTCCTCGGCTGCGCGGTCGCCGATGAGCTGACCGAACGAGGCTGGACGGACGTCACCGTTCTCGAACCGGAACCGGCGATCGCTTCGGCCGGGCCGGGGCTGCTGTTCCGCACGCACGCCGACCGCACGGCGTCCGAGTTCGCGAAGTACACGGCGGAGAAGTACAGCGGGCTGACCGTCGACGGCGGCTGGTGTTTCCAGCCCGTCGGAAGCTTGGAACTCGCGACCACGCCGGAGCAGCTTTCCCGGCTGCGGCAACGGCTTGGCTGGGCGACGTCGTCCGGCGTCCGCGGCTACCTGCGCGAACCGGGCGAATGCGCCCAGCTGCACCCGCTGCTCGACCCCGCGAAGGTGCTCGGCGGCCTGCATCTGCCCGGCGACGGGCTCGTCAAGCCGATCCGCGCGGCGCTCGCCCAAGCCCGCCGCGCCAAGGAACGGGGCGCGAAATTCCTTACCGGACAAGAGATTGTCGAGATCGTGCGCACGGCGGGCCGGGTGACCGCGGTGGCGACCGCGACCGACCGGTTCCGCGCCGACGTGGTCATCTCGTGCGCCGGAGTGCGCGGGCCGCGGTTCGGGCGGCTGGTCGATATCGCGGTGCCGGTGGTGCCGATCGCCGTCGATCACGCGCGGACCACGCCGCTGGCGCAGCTCGCCGGGGACAACGACCACTTCACCGAGGCGGACAAACCGATCCTGCGCGGTGCCGGGCTGTCGCTGCGCGAGCACGTCGACCGGCTGGGCATCAGCGCGCTCGGCCCGGTCGAGCCGGATGCCGAGTTCGCTCCGGCGGGTTTCGAGGAGTCGTGGACGGCTGCGCTCGGGTTGGTGTCCGCGCTGGCTGAGGCGAAGGTCGAGGAGGGCGTCCGGCAGCTGGTTGCGGGTACGCCGGACGGGTTGCCGTTGCTGGGCGAGCATCCGGATCTCGACGGGTTCTGGGTCGCCGAGGCGGTGGACTGCGCGTGGTCCGCCGGGGTCGCGCGCGAGCTGACGCGCTGGCTCATCGAGGGGCAAGCGCACCTTGACCTGCACTCCGTCGACCTCGCCCGGTTCGATCGGCTGCAGCTCGCTCCCGGTCGCGTTCGGGAGCGGAGTTTGGCGACAGCCGGGCATCAACGACCAGCGACGGACCTGCTGCGGACCTCACCGTGCTACGAGCACGAAGTCGCGCTGGGAGCGGAGTTTCGCGAGGAAGACGGCTGGGCGCGGCCGCAGCGGTATTCCGACAGTCGCGCGGAGGCCGTCGCGACTCGGAGCCGGGTGGCGTTGTTCGACCTGACCCCGCGGCGACGGCTGGAGATCACCGGCCGCGGCGCGCTGCCGTTCCTGCAGACGATGACCACGAACCAGCTCGACCGTCCGCCCGGCTCCGTCACCGACACGTTGCTGCTCGGCGAGGACGGCGGCGTCCGCAGCGATCTCACCGTCGCCCGGCTCGGCGTGGAGCAGTTTCACGTCGCCGCGCGCCACCACCGGGATGTCGCGTGGCTGCGTCGTCATCTGCCCGGCGACGGTTCGGTCCAGCTGCGCGAAACGACCGGCGGGACCTGCTGTCTCGGCCTCTGGGGACCGCTCGCCGAACGGGTGCTGCCCGAACTGTCCACATCGGACTCCCGCGTTTGGCGGACGTACGTCGGCGACGTGCCGGTGACCGTGCTGCGCGGGTCCGAGGTCGGCGAACCCGGCTGGGAACTGCACACCGGAGCGGACCTCGGCCGGTCGCTGTGGGACGCACTCTGGTCAGCCGGGCAGCCGCACGGGATCGTGGCGGCCGGCGAGGACGCGCTGCGCAGCCTCCGGATGGAGGAAGGGCACCGAAGCTGCGGCATCGACGTGACCACCGAGCACGACCCGTACGAAGCCGGGCTCGGGTTCGTGGTGCGGATGGACAAGGGCTACTTCCTCGGCCGGGACACGCTTCTGCACCGTTCTCCTTCGACAGTGCGGCGGAAACTGGTGTGCCTGGTCGTCGACAACGCGCATTCCGTCATGCGGGGTCGCGAGCCGGTGTACGTCGACGGCCGCCCGGCGGGATACGTCACGAGCGGCGCGTACGGCTACACCGTCGACAAAAACCTGGCTTATGCCTGGCTTCCCGTCGAGGACGCCCGGCCGCGCACGCCAGTGGAAATCGAACACTTCGGGGAACGGTTCGCGGCGAAGGTGGCCGCGGAACCGTTGAGGAGCACTGAATGA
- a CDS encoding SDR family oxidoreductase has translation MRVFVTGASGHVGSALVPELLAAGHEVVGLARSDASAATLAERGARVRRGDLDDLDGLRAAAAEADGVVHLAFKHDLMASGEFAGAVDADLVALKALGETLAGTGKPLVSTSGTLMFAGLGRTGTEDDRLPGGPRVDAENYVLGLADRGVRSSVVRLPPSVHSSLDKHGFVPTMIRFARAAGVSPYVGDGANRWSAGHTLDAARLYRLALESAPAGVVLHAVGDEGLSLRQIAETIGARLGVPAKSITPEEAPAHFAFLAPMVQSDAPTSAARTRELLDWKPEHPGLLEDLAEEHYFATA, from the coding sequence ATGCGGGTTTTCGTCACCGGAGCCAGCGGCCACGTCGGCTCGGCCCTCGTCCCCGAACTGCTCGCCGCCGGACACGAGGTGGTCGGCCTCGCCCGGTCGGACGCCTCCGCCGCGACGCTCGCCGAACGCGGCGCGCGGGTGCGGCGCGGCGACCTCGACGATCTCGACGGCCTGCGCGCGGCGGCGGCCGAGGCGGACGGCGTCGTGCACTTGGCGTTCAAGCACGACCTGATGGCCAGCGGCGAGTTCGCCGGAGCGGTCGACGCGGATCTCGTCGCGCTGAAAGCGCTCGGCGAAACCCTCGCCGGCACCGGAAAACCACTGGTCTCGACCTCCGGCACCCTGATGTTCGCCGGGCTCGGCCGCACCGGCACCGAGGACGACCGGCTTCCCGGCGGTCCGCGCGTGGACGCGGAAAACTACGTGCTCGGGCTCGCCGACCGCGGTGTCCGGTCGTCAGTCGTGCGGCTGCCGCCGTCGGTGCACAGTTCGCTCGACAAGCACGGTTTCGTCCCGACCATGATCCGTTTCGCCCGCGCGGCCGGGGTTTCGCCGTACGTCGGCGACGGGGCCAACCGCTGGTCCGCCGGGCACACGCTCGACGCGGCCCGGCTCTACCGGCTCGCGTTGGAGAGCGCGCCTGCCGGGGTCGTGCTGCACGCGGTCGGCGACGAGGGCCTTTCGCTCCGGCAGATCGCCGAGACGATCGGTGCCCGGCTCGGTGTACCGGCGAAGTCCATCACCCCGGAGGAAGCTCCGGCGCACTTCGCGTTCCTGGCGCCGATGGTGCAGTCGGACGCGCCGACGTCCGCCGCGCGCACGCGTGAACTGCTCGACTGGAAGCCGGAACACCCTGGCCTGCTTGAGGATCTGGCGGAGGAGCACTACTTCGCTACGGCGTGA
- the solA gene encoding N-methyl-L-tryptophan oxidase, with amino-acid sequence MTHYDVIVIGLGGMGSAAAYRLAQRGQKVLGIDQFAPVHNLGSSHGGSRITRQAYLEGPDYVPLLLRAHEMWDQLERDSGRSLFTRCGAVMGGPPESRTITGSTLSAEKFDIPHEILDADEIRHRFPTISPAEDEVALWEPGAGFVSPEGSVAAHLRLAARHGAELHHEEQVFTWTSTENGVRVGTASSYYTAERLVLCPGAWAPVLLGDLGVDFEVRRQVQYWFEPEDVRPFVDHPVYLWETAEGGQFYGFPAHTAQGVKVAIHLGGEPCTADTIDRRIHDDEVRTVAAVVGSRIPTLPATFRRAATCLYTNTPDEHFVIAPHPKHPRAVVACGFSGHGFKFVPVIGEILADLIVDGATRHPIALFDPARFTP; translated from the coding sequence ATGACGCATTACGACGTGATCGTGATCGGTCTCGGCGGGATGGGCAGCGCGGCTGCCTACCGGCTGGCGCAGCGGGGCCAGAAGGTGCTCGGGATCGATCAGTTCGCGCCGGTGCACAACCTCGGTTCGAGCCACGGCGGTTCGCGGATCACGCGGCAGGCGTACCTCGAAGGGCCGGATTACGTACCGCTTTTGCTGCGCGCGCACGAGATGTGGGATCAGCTCGAACGCGACTCCGGACGGTCGCTGTTCACCCGCTGCGGCGCGGTGATGGGCGGACCGCCGGAGTCGCGCACGATCACGGGCAGCACGCTTTCCGCCGAGAAATTCGACATCCCGCACGAAATCCTGGACGCGGACGAGATCCGGCACCGGTTCCCCACCATCTCCCCAGCCGAGGACGAGGTGGCGCTGTGGGAACCCGGCGCCGGTTTCGTGTCGCCGGAAGGAAGCGTCGCCGCGCATCTGCGACTCGCCGCGCGCCACGGTGCCGAACTGCACCACGAAGAGCAGGTTTTCACCTGGACCAGCACGGAAAACGGGGTGCGCGTCGGCACCGCTTCGAGCTACTACACCGCCGAGCGGCTCGTGCTGTGCCCCGGCGCGTGGGCTCCCGTGCTGCTCGGCGACCTAGGCGTCGATTTCGAGGTGCGCCGCCAGGTCCAGTACTGGTTCGAACCGGAGGACGTGCGCCCGTTCGTCGACCATCCCGTCTACCTCTGGGAAACCGCCGAAGGCGGCCAGTTCTACGGATTCCCCGCGCACACCGCGCAAGGCGTCAAGGTTGCGATACACCTTGGCGGCGAACCGTGCACGGCCGACACGATCGACCGGCGGATCCACGACGACGAGGTACGCACTGTCGCCGCGGTTGTCGGCTCCCGGATCCCGACGCTCCCGGCGACCTTCCGCCGCGCGGCGACCTGCCTCTACACCAACACCCCGGACGAGCATTTCGTGATCGCCCCGCACCCGAAGCATCCGCGCGCGGTGGTGGCGTGCGGATTTTCCGGCCACGGCTTCAAATTCGTGCCGGTGATCGGGGAAATCCTCGCCGACCTGATCGTCGACGGCGCGACGCGGCATCCGATCGCGCTGTTCGATCCGGCGAGGTTCACGCCGTAG
- a CDS encoding nitroreductase/quinone reductase family protein, which produces MSAPDPTESHLPSHLRRAIEITPAAGTRERIIDITTLGRRTGKPRRIEIFFYRAAGATYLCSGAGGAATDWHANLLANPDFVFHLKNGIRADLPARATPATDPAERHAVLAEIVADLNQPHDPGTIRPTRLEDWADSRLMRISFRHRP; this is translated from the coding sequence ATGAGCGCTCCAGACCCGACCGAGTCCCACCTGCCCAGCCACCTCCGGCGAGCCATCGAGATCACCCCCGCCGCGGGCACCAGGGAGCGGATCATCGACATCACGACGCTGGGCCGCCGCACCGGCAAGCCACGCCGCATCGAGATTTTCTTCTACCGAGCAGCGGGCGCCACCTACCTGTGCAGCGGCGCCGGCGGTGCCGCGACCGACTGGCATGCGAACCTTCTCGCCAATCCCGACTTCGTCTTCCACCTGAAGAACGGAATCCGCGCGGATCTGCCCGCACGGGCGACGCCGGCCACCGACCCAGCCGAACGTCACGCCGTGCTGGCGGAGATCGTCGCGGACCTCAATCAGCCCCACGATCCCGGCACCATCCGGCCGACTCGGCTCGAAGACTGGGCGGACAGCCGGTTGATGCGCATCAGCTTCCGCCATCGGCCGTGA
- a CDS encoding TetR/AcrR family transcriptional regulator yields the protein MDRVVPTYHQRVAQEKRALIVAAATSLFLELGYDRTSLARIADRSGVSRATLFKQFPSKAALFDAIVTEAWATAGEEDPPPAGNVVDGLGIIGRRYAELLGQARMTDLFRIVIAELPRFPELAHAQFSQGKMPYFESVRSYLLAEHEAGTVRIEDADLAATQFLGMISNYVFWPALLVPDWKVSAERVAQVVDEAVRTIAARYAVNGPGASVGD from the coding sequence ATGGACAGGGTCGTACCGACGTATCACCAGCGCGTCGCCCAGGAGAAGCGCGCGCTGATCGTGGCGGCCGCGACCTCGCTGTTCCTCGAATTGGGGTACGACCGGACGTCGCTGGCGCGAATCGCGGACCGTTCGGGTGTCTCGCGGGCCACCCTGTTCAAGCAATTTCCGAGCAAGGCCGCCCTGTTCGACGCCATCGTGACCGAGGCATGGGCGACCGCCGGCGAGGAGGATCCACCGCCGGCGGGCAACGTCGTCGACGGGCTCGGCATCATCGGTCGCCGTTACGCCGAGCTGCTAGGCCAGGCCCGGATGACCGACCTGTTCCGGATCGTCATCGCGGAGCTGCCGCGGTTCCCTGAACTGGCCCATGCGCAGTTCTCGCAGGGGAAAATGCCCTACTTCGAGTCCGTGCGCAGCTACCTGCTGGCTGAGCATGAGGCGGGAACGGTGCGGATCGAGGACGCGGACCTCGCCGCCACCCAGTTCCTGGGCATGATCTCCAACTACGTCTTCTGGCCGGCACTCCTGGTGCCGGACTGGAAAGTGAGCGCCGAACGCGTCGCTCAGGTAGTCGACGAGGCCGTCCGCACCATTGCCGCCCGGTACGCCGTGAATGGGCCGGGCGCGTCTGTCGGCGATTGA